The region GCAAGTTGAAAAAACAAGTGCTGTAAAAGCGCCATTTTTTGTTTATGCTGAAGTTGAAAAGTGGAAATCGGTTTCTCTTCCAAACTCATTGAATTCATTGGAGAGGTTAGAAAATTTTCTAAATGAAATGACGCCTGAAAGTGCTGAAGCTTTTCCATTTCGACTAAAGGGAAAAATCAATTCAGCTAAAATTCATATTGTAAATCTACCGCAAGGCCGAAAAGTGAGTTCTCCAAAAGAAGCTCACGAAGGACTTACAAATTATACTTTAGAAGATAAAGAGATAGAAATTCTCGGATTTTTCTCTCGTAAACACCAGGCGGTTTTTACGCATCACAATACTTATATGCATCTTCATTTAATTACCGAGGATGAAAAGCAGATGGGGCACCTGGACCAGCTTGAGTTTGATGCAAATAATTTAAAACTCTATCTTCCCGAATAATGCAAATCAAAGCTTACATAGCGATTTTCCTAACCGTGATTTTCTTCGGAAAATTCCTGATGCTAGACGCAAAAGTGCTGAATAGTATTTTGGATTCTGAAGGAATTGCGCTGGTAAACCCGTTTTGTAAGAAAAAAGTCCAAAAATCGGTAGATAATAAGACTTTTACGCAGGATTCTTTAGTCCTGGTGGTTAGCAGTGATGCTGTATGCAACCCGGCCTTTAACCTCGCAAAAATAGCCTGGTTCGAAACCGAAACAACAACAAATTTTCAAGATTACAGTTACCTCAATCCTGCGGTAATTTCAACCTATTTCGCCAAAAACTATCCTCCTCCAAAAGAATTAGTAGCATAATAAATTTTAGTTATTCGGCGTCCATGCCGATAAGCGATTTTATTAACTCGATAATCGAGATTTAAATGCCTAGGCTTTTCTCGATATTAAAATATTATTTCTCTGAA is a window of Salegentibacter salegens DNA encoding:
- a CDS encoding acetolactate decarboxylase, which codes for MKGIPPTLLLLGFLTGFSTMAQNSSVNVAGAMKNVMKKGELHGTISLDSVAKKGVYGLGPVEFLSGELLILDGEVFKSSVENKNSMQVEKTSAVKAPFFVYAEVEKWKSVSLPNSLNSLERLENFLNEMTPESAEAFPFRLKGKINSAKIHIVNLPQGRKVSSPKEAHEGLTNYTLEDKEIEILGFFSRKHQAVFTHHNTYMHLHLITEDEKQMGHLDQLEFDANNLKLYLPE